A single Hypanus sabinus isolate sHypSab1 chromosome 24, sHypSab1.hap1, whole genome shotgun sequence DNA region contains:
- the LOC132380645 gene encoding tubulin alpha-1B chain-like, with protein sequence MLPSLQRECISIHIGQAGCQIGNACWELYCLEHGIQPDGQMPSDKTIGGGDDSFNTFFSETGAGKHVPRAVFIDLEPTVVDEVRTGTYRQLFHPEQLITGKEDAANNYARGHCSIGKEIVDLVLDRTRKLADQCTGLQGFLIFHSFGGGTGSGFTSLLMERLSVDYGKKSKLEFAVYPAPQISTAVVEPYNSVLVTHCTLEHSDCAFMVDNEAIYDICRRNLDIERPTYTNLNRLIAQLVSSITASLRFDGALNVDLTEFQTNLVPYPRIHFPLATYAPLISAEKAYHEQLSVAEITNACFEPANQMVKCDPRQGKYMACCMLYRGDVVPKDVNASIATIKTKRSIQFVDWCPTGFKVGINYQPPTVVPGGDLAKVQRAVCMLSNTTAISMAWTRLNLKFDKMYAKRAFVHWYVGEGLEEGEFQDAREDMAALEKDYQEVAVDSAELDKREEEEE encoded by the exons ATGTTGCCTTCCTTGCAGCGCGAGtgtatctcaatccacatcggCCAGGCCGGATGCCAGATCGGTAACGCTTGCTGGGAACTGTACTGTCTGGAGCATGGCATCCAGCCGGATGGACAGATGCCGAGTGACAAGACCATCGGAGGGGGCGACGATTCCTTCAACACCTTCTTCAGCGAGACGGGGGCGGGCAAGCACGTTCCGCGGGCCGTCTTCATCGACCTGGAGCCCACCGTGGTCG atGAGGTCCGGACCGGCACCTACCGGCAGCTCTTCCACCCCGAGCAGCTCATCACGGGCAAGGAGGACGCGGCCAATAACTACGCGCGGGGCCACTGTTCCATCGGCAAGGAGATCGTGGACCTGGTCCTGGATCGCACACGGAAGCTG GCGGACCAGTGCACGGGGCTGCAGGGGTTTCTCATCTTCCACAGTTTCGGGGGCGGCACCGGCTCGGGCTTCACCTCCCTCCTCATGGAGAGGCTCTCCGTCGACTACGGAAAGAAATCCAAGCTGGAGTTTGCCGTCTACCCGGCGCCCCAGATCTCTACCGCCGTGGTCGAGCCCTACAACTCGGTGCTGGTCACCCACTGCACCCTCGAGCACTCGGACTGCGCCTTCATGGTGGACAATGAGGCCATCTACGACATCTGCCGGCGGAACCTGGACATCGAGCGCCCCACCTACACCAACCTCAACCGGCTCATCGCGCAGTTGGTGTCGTCCATCACGGCGTCGCTGCGCTTCGACGGCGCCCTCAACGTGGACCTGACCGAGTTCCAGACCAACCTGGTGCCCTACCCCCGCAtccacttcccgctggccacctACGCGCCCCTCATCTCGGCCGAGAAGGCTTACCACGAGCAGCTATCCGTGGCCGAGATCACCAACGCCTGCTTTGAGCCGGCCAACCAGATGGTGAAGTGCGACCCCCGCCAGGGCAAGTACATGGCGTGCTGCATGCTGTACCGCGGAGACGTGGTGCCCAAGGACGTGAACGCCTCCATCGCCACCATCAAGACCAAGCGCTCCATCCAGTTCGTGGACTGGTGTCCGACCGGCTTCAAG GTGGGCATCAACTACCAGCCCCCGACCGTGGTGCCCGGCGGCGACCTGGCCAAGGTGCAGCGCGCCGTCTGCATGCTGAGCAACACCACCGCCATCTCCATGGCCTGGACCCGGCTGAACCTCAAGTTCGACAAGATGTACGCCAAGCGGGCCTTCGTCCACTGGTACGTGGGCGAGGGACTGGAGGAGGGGGAGTTCCAGGACGCGAGAGAGGACATGGCCGCCCTGGAGAAGGACTACCAAGAGGTGGCGGTGGACTCCGCCGAGCTGGACAaaagagaggaagaggaagaataA
- the LOC132380728 gene encoding LOW QUALITY PROTEIN: tubulin alpha chain-like (The sequence of the model RefSeq protein was modified relative to this genomic sequence to represent the inferred CDS: substituted 1 base at 1 genomic stop codon), with protein MQVCLPQVGINCXPPIVVLGGDPAKVQRAVCMLSNTTAISMAWARLNVRFDKMYAKRAFVHWYMGEGLEEGKFQDAREDTASLAKNYQKVAVDSAELDRKRGREKFLQVNAFDHSSIGRWSPLNVPQALQKKDEMDSAHTEMTVAECCRLERSRLQEYVLSSALKVATATAKARWGRTTV; from the exons ATGCAAGTTTGTCTCCCTCAGGTGGGCATCAACTGTTAGCCCCCTATCGTGGTTCTCGGCGGCGACCCTGCCAAGGTGCAGCGCGCCGTCTGCATGCTGAGCAACACCACCGCCATCTCCATGGCCTGGGCCCGGCTGAACGTCAGGTTCGACAAGATGTACGCCAAGCGGGCCTTCGTCCACTGGTACATGGGCGAGGGTCTGGAGGAGGGGAAGTTCCAGGACGCGCGGGAGGACACGGCCTCGCTGGCGAAGAATTACCAAAAAGTGGCGGTGGACTCCGCCGAACTCGacaggaaaaggggaagag AAAAGTTCCTccaggtcaacgcctttgaccacagtTCCATCGGGCGGTGGTCGCCACTTAATGTCCCACAGGCGCTGCAGAAGAAGGACGAGATGGACTCAGCC cacacggagatgacCGTGGCTGAGTGCTGCCGGCTGGAACGTTCTCgcctgcaggagtacgtgctgagcaGTGCACTCAAAGTTGCTACAGCCACTGCAAAGGCCCGGTGGGGAAGAACAACAGTTTAA
- the LOC132380646 gene encoding tubulin alpha-1B chain-like produces the protein MEPQREYTNIHPPKRECVSVHIGQAGCQIGNACWELYCLEHGIQPDGQMPSDKTIGGGDDSFNTFFSETGAGKHVPRAVFIDLEPTVVDEVRTGTYRQLFHPEQLITGKEDAANNYARGHCSIGKEIVDLVLDRIRKLADQCTGLQGFLIFHSFGGGTGSGFTSLLMERLSVDYGKKSKLEFAVYPAPQISTAVVEPYNSVLVTHCTLEHSDCAFMVDNEAIYDICRRNLDIERPTYTNLNRLIAQLVSSITASLRFDGALNVDLTEFQTNLVPYPRIHFPLATYAPLISAEKAYHEQLSVAEITNACFEPANQMVKCDPRQGKYMACCMLYRGDVVPKDVNASIATIKTKRSIQFVDWCPTGFKVGINYQPPTVVPGGDLAKVQRAVCMLSNTTAISMAWTRLNLKFDKMYAKRAFVHWYVGEGLEEGEFQDAREDMAALEKDYQEVAVDSAELDKREEEEE, from the exons ATGGAGCCGCAGAGGGAATACACAAACATACACCCGCCGAAG CGCGAGTGTGTCTCAGTCCACATCGGCCAGGCCGGGTGCCAGATCGGTAACGCTTGCTGGGAGCTGTACTGTCTGGAACATGGCATCCAGCCGGATGGACAGATGCCGAGTGacaagactattggagggggcgACGATTCCTTCAACACCTTCTTCAGCGAGACGGGGGCGGGCAAGCACGTCCCGCGGGCGGTCTTCATCGACCTGGAGCCTACCGTGGTCG atGAGGTCCGGACCGGCACCTACCGGCAGCTCTTCCACCCCGAGCAGCTCATCACGGGTAAGGAGGACGCGGCAAATAACTACGCGCGGGGCCACTGTTCCATCGGCAAGGAGATCGTGGACCTGGTTCTGGATCGCATCCGGAAGCTG GCGGACCAGTGCACGGGGCTGCAGGGGTTTCTCATCTTCCACAGTTTCGGGGGCGGCACCGGCTCGGGCTTCACCTCCCTCCTCATGGAGAGACTCTCCGTCGACTACGGAAAGAAATCCAAGCTGGAGTTCGCCGTCTACCCGGCGCCCCAGATCTCCACCGCCGTGGTCGAGCCCTACAACTCGGTGCTGGTCACCCACTGCACCCTCGAGCACTCGGACTGCGCCTTCATGGTGGACAATGAGGCCATCTACGACATCTGCCGGCGGAACCTGGACATCGAGCGCCCCACCTACACCAACCTCAACCGGCTCATCGCGCAGTTGGTGTCGTCCATCACGGCGTCGCTGCGCTTCGACGGCGCCCTCAACGTGGACCTGACCGAGTTCCAGACCAACCTGGTGCCCTACCCCCGCAtccacttcccgctggccacctACGCGCCCCTCATCTCGGCCGAGAAGGCTTACCACGAGCAGCTATCCGTGGCCGAGATCACCAACGCCTGCTTTGAGCCGGCCAACCAGATGGTGAAGTGCGACCCCCGCCAGGGCAAGTACATGGCGTGCTGCATGCTGTACCGCGGAGACGTGGTGCCCAAGGACGTGAACGCCTCCATCGCCACCATCAAGACCAAGCGCTCCATCCAGTTCGTGGACTGGTGTCCGACCGGCTTCAAG GTGGGCATCAACTACCAGCCCCCGACCGTGGTGCCCGGCGGCGACCTGGCCAAGGTGCAGCGCGCCGTCTGCATGCTGAGCAACACCACCGCCATCTCCATGGCCTGGACCCGGCTGAACCTCAAGTTCGACAAGATGTACGCCAAGCGGGCCTTCGTCCACTGGTACGTGGGcgaggggctggaggagggggagttCCAGGACGCGAGAGAGGACATGGCCGCCCTGGAGAAGGACTACCAAGAGGTGGCGGTGGACTCCGCCGAGCTGGACAaaagagaggaagaggaagaataA